The following coding sequences are from one Rhizobiaceae bacterium window:
- a CDS encoding rhomboid family intramembrane serine protease produces MTREVEPPPQSGEPEEKAASEAPAETPGASARRREPVFNIPAVVAALTALCVGVHLARVYVLTPEQDFELLVRAAFIPIRYSGAFDIDVWAFTSPVTYAFLHGGFAHLLLNMVWFVAFGSPLANRIGMLRFVLFWIATSLGAVALHYVVYPDGQAPLVGASGAISGMMGAAARYGFFIDRSTRSGVFAGPLLPIGTALTLRPVITFLAVWFAINIVTGLAGFVPDMEDASIAWEAHIGGFLTGFFGIGLFDRKPLPPGAIA; encoded by the coding sequence ATGACACGCGAAGTTGAGCCGCCTCCCCAGAGCGGCGAGCCGGAAGAGAAAGCCGCATCCGAGGCCCCGGCCGAGACACCCGGCGCATCCGCGCGTCGCCGCGAACCGGTCTTCAACATACCCGCCGTCGTGGCCGCGCTCACCGCCCTCTGCGTCGGTGTGCATCTCGCCAGGGTCTATGTGTTAACGCCGGAGCAGGATTTCGAACTTTTGGTCCGCGCGGCCTTCATTCCCATCCGCTATTCCGGCGCGTTCGACATCGATGTCTGGGCGTTCACCAGCCCCGTCACCTATGCGTTCCTGCACGGCGGCTTCGCGCATCTGCTTCTCAACATGGTTTGGTTCGTGGCCTTCGGCTCGCCGCTCGCGAATCGCATCGGCATGCTTCGCTTCGTCCTGTTCTGGATCGCCACCAGCCTCGGCGCGGTGGCGCTGCATTATGTCGTCTATCCGGACGGGCAGGCGCCGCTGGTCGGCGCGTCCGGCGCGATCTCCGGCATGATGGGTGCCGCCGCCCGCTACGGCTTCTTCATCGATCGCTCGACGCGCAGCGGCGTGTTCGCGGGACCGCTCCTGCCGATTGGGACGGCCCTCACGCTGCGACCGGTCATAACGTTCCTCGCCGTGTGGTTCGCGATCAATATCGTGACGGGACTGGCCGGCTTCGTGCCGGACATGGAGGACGCCTCGATCGCATGGGAGGCGCATATAGGCGGTTTCCTGACCGGGTTCTTCGGCATCGGCCTCTTCGACCGCAAACCGCTGCCACCCGGCGCAATCGCCTGA
- a CDS encoding alanyl-tRNA editing protein, producing the protein MTMRTEALFREDAYLKEAKAEVTGIDDRGGIILDRTIFYATSGGQPGDTGRLTRPDGTAVTIAATVTGETKDEIIHVPAPDQPSLAPGDRVSLAIDWERRHRLMRMHTACHLLTVVCPFPITGAAVSEDDSRVDFDIPDAAYTKEEVTARLMELVAADHPVFTRWITDEELAANPGLVKSKNVRPPSGTGRIRLVCIGDSGSIDSQPCGGTHVARTGEVGDIHVGKIEKKGRENRRFRLRFGPLPTA; encoded by the coding sequence GTGACCATGCGGACCGAAGCGCTTTTCCGCGAAGACGCCTACCTCAAGGAGGCCAAAGCCGAGGTTACGGGCATCGACGACCGTGGCGGCATCATCCTCGACCGGACGATCTTCTACGCGACCTCGGGCGGTCAGCCGGGCGATACGGGCCGGCTGACGCGTCCGGACGGAACGGCGGTCACGATAGCGGCGACCGTGACCGGGGAGACGAAGGACGAGATTATCCATGTGCCCGCTCCGGATCAGCCTTCGCTCGCGCCCGGCGACCGCGTGTCGCTGGCGATCGACTGGGAGCGCCGCCATCGCCTGATGCGGATGCACACCGCCTGCCATCTGCTGACCGTCGTCTGTCCGTTCCCCATCACCGGAGCGGCGGTTTCGGAGGACGATTCGCGTGTCGATTTCGACATTCCCGATGCGGCTTACACGAAGGAGGAGGTGACGGCGCGGCTGATGGAACTCGTCGCGGCGGACCATCCCGTGTTTACGCGCTGGATCACCGACGAGGAGCTGGCGGCCAATCCGGGGCTGGTGAAGTCCAAGAACGTTCGCCCGCCGTCCGGCACCGGCCGCATCCGGCTCGTCTGCATCGGCGATTCCGGCTCGATAGACAGCCAGCCCTGCGGCGGCACGCATGTTGCGCGCACCGGCGAAGTCGGCGACATTCACGTCGGCAAGATTGAGAAGAAGGGCAGGGAGAATCGCCGCTTTCGGCTGCGTTTCGGCCCGTTGCCCACTGCCTGA
- a CDS encoding lysophospholipase yields MLWFAIAILGLAVVVFLGPRVRADLRPAFDAQSIGADVEAYLKQAEEKVGNVRGGLQKEIVWADPGTKARTPLAIVCVHGFSASKGELRPLPDRVAASLGANLFFARLTGHAQDGTALARAAVKDWINDFAEAVAIGSRIGERVVVMATSTGGALATVAAADPASSANIAGLVLVSPNYGVRAGGAWLLTQPWGGQLAALVVGRDYTFEPRSEQHARLWTTHYPTAALLPMAALSKAARRSPVETIRVPALFVFSDRDQVVRPDLTRAIAARWGASHETVVVNDSDDPAHHVIAGDALSPSTTGKIADRIVAWISATVTQPALSGRASREKR; encoded by the coding sequence TTGCTCTGGTTCGCGATTGCCATTCTTGGACTCGCCGTCGTCGTGTTTCTCGGCCCGCGCGTTCGCGCCGACCTGCGGCCGGCATTCGATGCGCAATCGATCGGCGCGGATGTCGAAGCCTATCTGAAACAGGCAGAGGAGAAGGTTGGGAACGTACGGGGCGGGCTTCAGAAGGAGATCGTCTGGGCTGACCCCGGCACCAAGGCGCGCACGCCGCTCGCCATCGTCTGTGTCCATGGCTTTTCGGCGTCCAAGGGCGAGCTTCGCCCTCTGCCGGACAGGGTTGCAGCCTCTCTGGGCGCGAATCTCTTCTTCGCGCGCCTGACCGGGCATGCGCAGGACGGGACCGCGCTCGCCAGGGCGGCGGTGAAGGACTGGATCAACGATTTCGCCGAGGCTGTCGCCATCGGCAGCAGGATCGGCGAGCGCGTGGTCGTGATGGCGACCTCCACCGGAGGCGCGCTGGCGACGGTCGCCGCCGCCGATCCGGCCTCGTCCGCCAACATCGCCGGTCTCGTGCTTGTCTCGCCGAATTATGGCGTACGGGCGGGCGGGGCGTGGCTGCTCACGCAACCTTGGGGCGGCCAGCTCGCCGCCCTCGTCGTCGGCCGGGATTACACGTTCGAGCCCCGGAGCGAGCAACATGCGCGGCTCTGGACCACGCATTATCCGACGGCCGCCCTTCTGCCGATGGCGGCTCTTTCAAAGGCCGCCCGCAGGAGTCCGGTCGAGACGATCAGGGTCCCGGCGCTTTTCGTCTTTTCGGACAGGGATCAGGTCGTGCGGCCGGATCTGACGCGCGCCATCGCCGCGCGATGGGGCGCTTCGCACGAGACCGTTGTGGTGAACGACAGCGACGATCCCGCGCATCACGTCATCGCAGGCGACGCCCTGTCGCCGTCGACCACCGGAAAGATCGCGGACCGGATCGTTGCCTGGATCAGCGCGACCGTCACTCAGCCTGCCCTTTCGGGCCGGGCGTCGCGCGAGAAAAGGTAG
- the mnmA gene encoding tRNA 2-thiouridine(34) synthase MnmA: MNSLDLPGRPENTRVVVAMSGGVDSSVVAGLMKREGYDVVGVTLQLYDHGAAVHRTGSCCAGQDIADARRVSETLGIPHYVLDYEERFRKAVIDPFAESYVAGETPIPCVSCNQTVKFADLLATARELGADALATGHYIRSRANGAHRALYRPVDADRDQSYFLFATTQEQIDYLRFPLGGLSKPEVRAIAEEMGLVVAAKADSQDICFVPQGKYSDIIAKLRPAAATPGDIVHIDGRVLGRHEGILRYTIGQRRGIGIASGEPLYVVHLDAERARVVVGPREALETHRIFLRDVNWLGDGPLSAIPAEGVEVYAKVRSTRPPRQAVLRRAGGQVTVELADGETGVAPGQACVLYTDDGNDARVLGGGFIERSERGAEAERLLSRLAAMPAHSSAA; the protein is encoded by the coding sequence ATGAATAGCCTTGATCTGCCGGGCAGGCCCGAAAATACCCGCGTCGTCGTCGCCATGTCGGGCGGCGTGGATTCTTCCGTCGTCGCCGGCCTGATGAAGCGCGAAGGCTACGATGTGGTGGGCGTCACGCTCCAGCTCTACGACCATGGCGCGGCTGTGCATCGCACCGGCTCGTGCTGCGCCGGCCAGGACATCGCCGACGCCCGCCGCGTGTCGGAAACCCTTGGCATTCCGCATTATGTGCTCGATTATGAAGAGCGGTTCCGCAAGGCCGTGATCGATCCGTTCGCCGAGAGCTATGTTGCCGGCGAAACCCCGATTCCCTGCGTTTCCTGCAACCAGACGGTCAAGTTCGCGGATCTTCTGGCGACGGCGCGCGAGCTGGGCGCGGATGCGCTGGCGACCGGCCACTATATCCGCAGCCGCGCAAACGGCGCGCATCGCGCGCTTTATCGCCCGGTCGACGCCGACCGCGACCAGAGCTATTTCCTGTTCGCCACCACGCAGGAGCAGATCGACTATCTGCGCTTCCCGCTGGGCGGACTGTCCAAGCCCGAGGTGCGCGCCATCGCCGAGGAGATGGGGCTGGTCGTGGCGGCGAAGGCCGACAGCCAGGACATCTGCTTCGTGCCGCAGGGTAAGTACAGCGACATCATCGCCAAGCTGAGGCCGGCGGCGGCCACTCCCGGCGACATCGTCCATATCGACGGCCGGGTGCTTGGCCGGCACGAAGGCATCCTGCGCTACACCATCGGCCAGCGCCGCGGCATAGGCATCGCTTCCGGCGAGCCGCTCTATGTCGTGCATCTCGATGCGGAGCGGGCGCGCGTCGTCGTCGGCCCGCGCGAAGCGCTGGAGACGCACAGGATCTTCCTTCGAGACGTCAACTGGCTGGGCGACGGGCCGCTGTCCGCCATCCCGGCGGAGGGTGTCGAGGTCTATGCCAAGGTGCGCTCGACCCGCCCTCCCCGTCAGGCCGTGCTGCGCCGCGCAGGCGGGCAGGTGACCGTCGAGCTTGCCGACGGCGAGACCGGCGTCGCGCCCGGACAGGCCTGCGTCCTCTACACGGACGACGGCAACGATGCGCGCGTGCTGGGCGGCGGCTTCATCGAACGCTCCGAGCGCGGGGCGGAGGCGGAGCGCCTGCTGTCACGGCTGGCTGCGATGCCTGCCCACTCGTCGGCCGCCTGA
- a CDS encoding cysteine synthase A: protein MHRSVIDAIGNTPLIRLRRASEATGCEILGKAEFMNPGQSVKDRAGLFIIRDAEKKCLLRPGGVIVEGTAGNTGIGLTVVAKALGYRTVIVIPDTQSQEKKDALRLLGAELLEVPAVPYKNPNNYVKVSGRLAEQLAASDPNGAIWANQFDNVANRDGHVVTTAEEIWRDTGGKVDGFVSAVGTGGTLAGVAAGLKGRNKDVRIALADPLGAALYSYYTDGVLKAEGSSITEGIGQGRVTANLEGFTPDFSYQIPDEEALPIIFDLVQAEGLCLGGSTGINIAGAIRLARDLGPGHTIVTILCDYGTRYQSKLFNPAFLRTKNLPVPDWMDREPDIAIPFEAVA, encoded by the coding sequence ATGCATCGCTCGGTGATCGACGCCATCGGCAATACGCCGCTCATCCGCCTGCGCAGGGCTTCGGAAGCGACAGGCTGCGAGATCCTCGGCAAGGCCGAATTCATGAATCCCGGGCAGTCGGTGAAGGACCGCGCGGGGCTTTTCATCATCCGCGACGCCGAGAAGAAGTGCCTGCTGAGACCGGGCGGGGTCATCGTCGAAGGTACCGCCGGCAATACGGGTATCGGCCTCACCGTGGTCGCCAAGGCGCTCGGCTACCGCACGGTCATCGTCATCCCCGACACGCAGAGCCAGGAAAAGAAGGACGCGCTGCGCCTGCTCGGCGCGGAACTGCTGGAAGTGCCGGCCGTGCCTTACAAGAATCCGAACAACTACGTGAAAGTGTCCGGCCGGCTGGCCGAGCAGCTTGCCGCGAGCGATCCCAACGGCGCGATCTGGGCGAACCAGTTCGACAATGTCGCGAATCGCGATGGCCACGTCGTCACCACGGCGGAGGAAATCTGGCGCGACACAGGCGGCAAGGTCGACGGCTTCGTCTCGGCAGTCGGCACGGGCGGAACGCTTGCCGGCGTAGCGGCGGGCCTCAAGGGCAGGAACAAAGACGTCAGGATCGCGCTGGCCGATCCGCTCGGCGCGGCGCTCTACAGCTATTATACCGACGGCGTGCTGAAGGCCGAGGGCAGCTCGATCACCGAAGGCATCGGGCAGGGGCGCGTCACCGCCAATCTCGAAGGCTTCACGCCCGATTTCTCGTACCAGATTCCCGACGAGGAGGCGCTGCCGATCATCTTCGATCTGGTGCAGGCGGAGGGGCTGTGCCTCGGCGGCTCGACCGGCATCAACATCGCCGGCGCGATCCGGTTGGCGAGGGATCTCGGTCCCGGCCACACCATCGTGACGATCCTCTGCGACTACGGCACGCGCTACCAGTCCAAGCTCTTCAACCCGGCCTTTCTGCGTACGAAGAACCTGCCTGTCCCGGACTGGATGGACCGCGAGCCGGACATCGCAATCCCGTTCGAGGCGGTTGCGTGA
- a CDS encoding GNAT family N-acetyltransferase, which translates to MEAEKPVDVIPVTVTFLEMTAPPAHYPPLPHNRQIALLRARNIPVHFYKYLADRVGRKWHWVNILRTPDAELEAALSKPDRDIRVLYLDGSPAGFFDIKPMLPGAADLAYFGLMEHAVGQGLGRWFLGAAIEAAWSHGPRLVTVQTCTLDHPAALPLYQRLGFSPVGQQQEMVKVMTMAERSESVMR; encoded by the coding sequence ATGGAAGCCGAAAAGCCGGTCGACGTCATTCCGGTCACCGTCACCTTTCTGGAGATGACCGCGCCGCCGGCGCATTATCCGCCTCTGCCGCACAACCGGCAGATCGCGCTGCTCAGGGCGCGCAACATCCCGGTCCATTTCTACAAATATCTGGCCGACCGCGTCGGGCGCAAATGGCACTGGGTGAACATCCTTCGTACCCCTGACGCCGAACTCGAGGCGGCGCTGTCGAAGCCGGACCGTGACATCCGCGTACTCTATCTGGACGGGTCGCCGGCGGGCTTCTTCGATATCAAGCCGATGCTGCCCGGAGCGGCGGACCTCGCCTATTTCGGCCTGATGGAACACGCCGTCGGCCAAGGTCTCGGCCGCTGGTTTCTTGGCGCTGCGATCGAGGCGGCGTGGTCGCACGGGCCGCGCCTGGTGACCGTACAGACATGCACGCTCGATCATCCGGCCGCGCTGCCGCTCTATCAGCGCCTAGGCTTCTCGCCTGTCGGCCAGCAGCAGGAAATGGTCAAGGTGATGACCATGGCCGAGCGTTCGGAGAGTGTGATGCGGTGA
- a CDS encoding PAS domain-containing protein, whose amino-acid sequence MKQEGSLALFHYWNRLRGDRPAPKRTDIEPADIKSLLGDTFILERDMRGEAIFRLAGTRLCAIYGRELKGFAFTSLWRETERRVVARLVASVFQSKSVVCFDFYGFGRDDRSVSFEFVLLPLDGGQENPRCLGALSAAHKPFWLGSHPIADAKLGSVRVIDPDRDPMFLKNRPAVPVPPMARGHAPKADFLLNNARRIRHLLVLDGGRGPE is encoded by the coding sequence ATGAAACAGGAGGGCTCCCTGGCGCTGTTCCATTATTGGAACCGCCTGCGCGGCGATCGCCCTGCCCCGAAGCGGACGGATATCGAGCCGGCCGACATCAAGTCACTGCTGGGCGACACCTTCATCCTTGAACGCGACATGCGCGGCGAGGCCATCTTCCGGCTGGCGGGAACGCGCCTGTGCGCCATCTACGGCCGCGAGCTGAAGGGCTTCGCCTTCACCTCGCTCTGGCGGGAAACGGAGCGCCGCGTGGTCGCCCGTCTGGTCGCGAGCGTGTTCCAGTCCAAATCCGTCGTCTGCTTCGACTTCTACGGATTCGGCCGCGACGATCGCAGCGTCTCCTTCGAGTTCGTGCTTCTGCCGCTCGACGGAGGTCAGGAAAATCCGCGTTGCCTCGGCGCCCTGTCGGCGGCGCACAAGCCCTTCTGGCTGGGTTCGCATCCGATCGCGGACGCGAAGCTGGGCTCGGTCCGGGTCATCGATCCCGACCGCGACCCGATGTTCCTCAAGAATCGCCCGGCCGTCCCGGTGCCGCCGATGGCCCGGGGCCATGCGCCGAAGGCCGACTTCCTGCTGAACAACGCCCGCCGGATTCGCCATCTCCTCGTGCTCGACGGCGGGCGCGGGCCTGAATAG
- a CDS encoding CBS domain-containing protein translates to MTVKAILEAKGHDVFTLGPNEKLSEAVRVLAENRIGALVVTNGDRKIVGILSERDIVRAISRNGPQVLDDTVRSAMTPKVSICNENHTVNEVMEIMTRGRFRHLPVEKNGLLDGIVSIGDVVKRRIEDVEREAEEIKHYIATA, encoded by the coding sequence ATGACGGTCAAAGCCATCCTTGAGGCGAAGGGCCATGATGTCTTCACGTTAGGCCCCAACGAGAAGCTGTCGGAGGCGGTGCGGGTGCTGGCGGAAAACCGCATCGGTGCGCTTGTCGTCACCAATGGCGACAGAAAGATCGTCGGCATCCTTTCCGAACGCGACATCGTTCGCGCCATTTCACGCAACGGGCCGCAGGTGCTCGACGACACCGTGCGCTCCGCCATGACTCCGAAAGTCAGCATCTGCAACGAGAACCACACGGTCAACGAAGTTATGGAGATCATGACGCGTGGCCGTTTCCGCCATCTGCCGGTCGAGAAGAACGGGCTGCTCGACGGGATCGTGTCCATCGGCGACGTCGTGAAACGGCGCATCGAGGATGTCGAGCGCGAGGCGGAGGAGATCAAGCACTACATCGCCACCGCCTGA
- a CDS encoding Gfo/Idh/MocA family oxidoreductase, giving the protein MKPRIAVLGCGYWGSNHIRTLKGLGALRAVSDANAARAEGFASDHECLAIPPDELFTRGDIDAIVMALPPQYHAESAIRAVENGKDVLVEKPIALTVPDAERAVAAAAANGRVFMVGHVLRFHPAFERLKALIDAGELGEVRYIHSHRLGLGKFHTENDALWDLAPHDLSMILAITGTAPVEVRGEGAALLDHLSDFAHLHMRFPNGLRSHLFTSRLNPYRERRLTVVGNKAMAVFDDVEPWERKLAVYRHAVWMDSGQWAFTTNEPTYIPIEQGMPLTRELQHFIQCIETRARPRTDGEEAIRVLQILTAGTVTHDGAFG; this is encoded by the coding sequence ATGAAGCCTCGCATTGCCGTCCTGGGTTGTGGATACTGGGGCTCGAACCACATCCGCACCCTGAAGGGGCTCGGCGCCCTCCGCGCCGTTTCCGATGCCAATGCGGCCCGGGCGGAAGGATTCGCGTCAGATCATGAGTGCCTGGCGATCCCGCCCGACGAGCTTTTCACGCGCGGCGACATAGACGCCATCGTCATGGCGCTGCCGCCTCAATATCATGCCGAGAGCGCCATTCGGGCCGTCGAGAACGGCAAGGACGTGCTGGTCGAGAAGCCGATTGCGCTCACCGTGCCCGACGCGGAGCGCGCCGTCGCGGCCGCCGCCGCCAACGGCCGCGTCTTCATGGTCGGCCATGTGCTGCGCTTCCACCCGGCCTTCGAACGGCTCAAGGCACTGATCGATGCCGGCGAACTCGGAGAAGTCCGCTACATCCATTCGCATCGGCTCGGGCTCGGAAAATTTCACACCGAGAACGATGCTCTGTGGGATCTCGCGCCGCACGACCTGTCGATGATCCTGGCGATCACCGGCACGGCGCCGGTCGAAGTGCGCGGTGAGGGGGCGGCGCTGCTCGATCACCTCAGCGACTTCGCGCACTTGCACATGCGCTTTCCGAACGGCCTGCGCAGCCATCTGTTCACCTCCCGCCTCAATCCGTATCGGGAGCGGCGGCTGACCGTCGTCGGCAACAAGGCGATGGCCGTTTTCGACGATGTCGAGCCGTGGGAACGCAAGCTTGCCGTCTATCGCCACGCGGTGTGGATGGACAGCGGCCAGTGGGCGTTCACGACCAACGAGCCGACCTATATCCCGATCGAACAGGGCATGCCGCTGACGCGGGAGTTGCAGCACTTCATCCAGTGCATCGAGACACGCGCCAGACCCCGCACCGATGGCGAGGAGGCGATCCGCGTCCTGCAGATCCTGACGGCCGGCACAGTGACGCATGACGGCGCGTTCGGATAA
- a CDS encoding PilZ domain-containing protein: protein MRAAAIQSAPLKAERRTFQRVRVKIYGRYMLEDRSEHPCQVIDMSPGNVSMRCDHIGEAGEKVIAYIDHIGRVEGVITRRLDDGFAMTVIASERKKDKLAAQLTWLANKHELDLPEDRRHERVAPRNPMSILQLLDGRQYQCRIIDLSLSGAAVEIDVKPALGVQVVLGTMRGQVVRHFEEGVAIEFAVIQRPEMLDAEFNQSQG from the coding sequence ATGAGGGCTGCGGCGATCCAGAGCGCGCCGTTGAAGGCGGAGCGGCGGACCTTTCAACGGGTCCGCGTGAAGATTTACGGGCGCTACATGCTCGAGGACCGCTCCGAACATCCGTGCCAGGTGATCGACATGTCGCCGGGCAATGTTTCGATGCGCTGCGATCATATCGGCGAGGCCGGCGAGAAGGTCATCGCCTATATCGACCATATCGGCCGCGTCGAGGGCGTGATCACGCGTCGTCTCGATGACGGTTTCGCCATGACGGTCATCGCCTCGGAACGCAAGAAGGACAAGCTGGCGGCCCAGCTCACCTGGCTCGCCAACAAGCACGAACTCGACCTGCCGGAAGACCGCCGCCACGAGCGCGTCGCGCCACGCAACCCGATGAGCATCCTGCAACTCCTCGACGGACGCCAGTACCAGTGCCGGATTATCGACCTGTCGCTGTCGGGCGCCGCCGTCGAGATCGACGTCAAGCCGGCGCTCGGCGTTCAGGTCGTGCTGGGAACGATGCGCGGCCAGGTGGTGCGCCATTTCGAGGAAGGCGTCGCCATCGAGTTCGCCGTCATCCAGCGTCCGGAAATGCTGGACGCCGAATTCAATCAGTCGCAAGGCTGA
- the sseA gene encoding 3-mercaptopyruvate sulfurtransferase: protein MSERSPFVVDADWLQGWLGKPGLSIVDASWYLPAQKRDARAEYDQAHIPGAVFFDQDLVVDNTSELPHTLPKPEQFAPFAGTMGISVDDTIVVYDGAGMFSAPRVWWMFRVMGAKEVFVLDGGFDRWKAEGRPVTAEPTKVAPCIFMTDFDASRVASLADMREIVGGGERQIADARSAGRFAGTDPEPRAGVRGGHMPGAKNVPATSLSENGRLLPLDELRARLEGAGLDLDRPIVTSCGSGVTAAVITLALESVGHHGSKLYDGSWTEWGSRTDTPVATGKE, encoded by the coding sequence ATGAGCGAACGTAGCCCTTTCGTGGTCGATGCCGACTGGTTGCAGGGATGGCTGGGAAAACCCGGCCTCTCCATCGTCGACGCCTCGTGGTATCTGCCGGCGCAGAAGCGTGACGCGCGCGCCGAGTACGATCAGGCGCACATACCGGGCGCGGTCTTCTTCGATCAGGATCTGGTCGTCGACAACACGTCGGAACTTCCGCACACGCTGCCGAAGCCCGAGCAGTTCGCGCCCTTTGCCGGCACCATGGGCATTTCCGTCGACGACACGATCGTCGTCTATGATGGAGCCGGCATGTTCAGCGCTCCGCGCGTGTGGTGGATGTTCCGCGTGATGGGCGCCAAGGAGGTCTTTGTCCTCGACGGCGGCTTCGACCGCTGGAAGGCGGAAGGCCGGCCGGTGACGGCGGAGCCGACCAAGGTCGCGCCCTGCATATTCATGACGGATTTCGATGCTTCGCGCGTCGCCTCGCTGGCCGACATGCGCGAGATCGTCGGCGGCGGCGAGCGGCAGATCGCGGATGCGCGCTCCGCCGGGCGATTTGCCGGCACCGATCCAGAGCCGCGCGCCGGCGTGCGGGGCGGCCACATGCCCGGCGCGAAAAACGTGCCGGCAACCTCGCTTTCCGAGAATGGCCGTCTTCTGCCGCTGGACGAGTTGCGCGCGCGGCTCGAAGGCGCCGGCCTCGACCTCGACAGGCCGATCGTCACCTCCTGCGGCTCCGGCGTCACGGCGGCGGTGATCACGCTGGCGCTGGAATCGGTCGGCCATCACGGCAGCAAGCTCTATGACGGCTCCTGGACCGAATGGGGAAGCCGCACGGATACGCCGGTGGCGACGGGCAAGGAGTGA
- a CDS encoding DUF1153 domain-containing protein, which produces MTDLVRPRVKYVIGPDGSPLTIADLPPSNTRRWVIRRKAEVVAAVRGGLLSLDEACQRYKLTTEEFLSWQASIDEYGLAGLRTTRIQQYRH; this is translated from the coding sequence ATGACCGATCTGGTTAGACCTCGCGTCAAATACGTCATTGGGCCGGATGGAAGCCCTCTGACGATTGCGGATCTTCCGCCATCGAATACCCGCCGCTGGGTCATACGCCGAAAGGCCGAAGTGGTGGCCGCCGTTCGCGGCGGACTGCTCAGCCTCGACGAGGCATGTCAGCGCTACAAGCTTACCACGGAGGAGTTCCTCTCGTGGCAGGCGTCGATTGACGAATACGGCCTTGCCGGGCTGCGTACCACACGCATCCAGCAATATCGCCACTAG